A single Bosea sp. PAMC 26642 DNA region contains:
- a CDS encoding response regulator, producing the protein MTDGKPARILVIDDEAPIRRFLAIVLGAGGFEMLEADRGRLGIERAATMAPDAVLLDLGLPDMDGKAVIEAIREWSSLPILVLSVRDAETEKIAALDAGADDYVTKPFSTGELLARLRALLRSRRERATEPAEIRIGGLEIDLASHMVVVDGASVKLTRKEFDVVALLARNAGKLVGHKQLLTTIWGPAHAADTHYLRIAIGHIREKIGDDAADPRFIVTEPGVGYRLIDARSQAP; encoded by the coding sequence ATGACCGACGGCAAGCCAGCCCGCATCCTCGTGATCGACGACGAAGCGCCGATCCGGCGGTTTCTCGCCATCGTGCTCGGGGCCGGTGGTTTCGAGATGCTGGAAGCCGATCGCGGCCGTCTCGGCATCGAGCGAGCCGCGACGATGGCGCCTGATGCCGTGCTGCTCGATCTCGGCTTGCCCGACATGGATGGCAAGGCGGTGATCGAGGCGATCCGGGAATGGTCGAGCCTGCCGATCCTCGTACTCTCGGTGCGTGACGCCGAGACGGAGAAGATCGCGGCGCTCGACGCGGGGGCCGACGACTATGTGACCAAGCCGTTCTCGACCGGCGAGTTGCTCGCGCGCTTGCGGGCGCTGCTGCGCAGCCGCCGCGAGCGTGCTACCGAACCGGCTGAGATCCGCATCGGTGGACTCGAGATCGATCTTGCGAGCCATATGGTCGTCGTGGACGGCGCTTCGGTTAAGTTGACGCGCAAGGAGTTCGACGTGGTCGCCCTGCTGGCACGCAATGCCGGCAAACTGGTCGGGCACAAGCAGTTGCTGACGACGATCTGGGGACCGGCCCACGCGGCCGACACCCATTATCTGCGCATCGCGATCGGCCATATCCGCGAGAAGATCGGTGACGACGCCGCCGATCCGCGCTTCATCGTCACGGAGCCCGGCGTAGGCTACCGGCTGATCGACGCCCGCAGCCAAGCCCCCTGA
- a CDS encoding SDR family oxidoreductase has product MTNPLFDLSSKTALVTGSSRGLGRAMAEGLAVAGARILINGTDPARVADAVADFRAAGHQAEPAPFNVTDEAAIMAAFEGFDAAGIAVDILVNNAGIQFRKPMVELATADWQRVIDTNLTSAFMIGREAAKRMIARGSGKIVNIGSLTSELARATVAPYTVAKGGIKMLTRAMAAEWAEHGIQANAIGPGYMITDMNQALIDNPSFDAWVKGRTPAKRWGKPGELVGAAVFLASAASDYVNGQIIYVDGGMSSVL; this is encoded by the coding sequence ATGACCAATCCCCTCTTCGATCTCTCGAGCAAGACGGCCCTCGTCACCGGCTCCTCGCGTGGGCTGGGCCGCGCCATGGCCGAAGGGCTGGCGGTAGCCGGCGCCCGCATCCTGATCAACGGCACCGATCCGGCCCGCGTCGCCGACGCTGTCGCCGATTTCCGTGCTGCGGGCCATCAGGCAGAGCCCGCCCCTTTCAACGTCACCGACGAGGCGGCGATCATGGCCGCCTTCGAGGGCTTCGACGCTGCCGGGATCGCGGTCGACATTCTCGTCAACAATGCCGGCATTCAGTTCCGCAAGCCGATGGTCGAGCTTGCCACGGCCGATTGGCAGCGTGTCATCGACACCAACCTGACCTCGGCTTTCATGATCGGCCGCGAGGCGGCCAAACGCATGATCGCGCGCGGCTCCGGCAAAATCGTCAACATCGGCTCACTGACCAGCGAACTCGCGCGTGCCACCGTCGCGCCCTACACGGTGGCAAAAGGCGGCATCAAGATGCTGACGCGCGCCATGGCGGCCGAATGGGCCGAGCATGGCATCCAGGCCAATGCGATCGGACCCGGCTACATGATCACCGACATGAACCAGGCGCTGATCGATAACCCCAGCTTCGACGCCTGGGTCAAGGGCCGCACGCCGGCCAAGCGCTGGGGCAAGCCCGGCGAACTCGTGGGGGCCGCCGTCTTCCTGGCGTCGGCCGCCTCGGACTATGTCAACGGCCAGATCATCTATGTGGATGGCGGGATGTCGTCGGTCCTTTGA
- the kdpC gene encoding potassium-transporting ATPase subunit KdpC, with product MTSYLRPSFVLLGIFSLLTGAAYPLAVTGVAQAVLPFQANGSPVLKDGAVIGSTLIGQSFASDRYFHGRPSATTAPDPQDATKSVESPYNAANSTGSNLGPSSAALKQAITDRVAALGGGAQPADLVTASGSGLDPHISPEAALVQVGRVAKARSLGEDRVRQLVQGQVEPRLLGVLGEPRVNVLALNLALDRLGR from the coding sequence ATGACCTCCTATCTTCGCCCTTCGTTTGTCCTGCTCGGCATCTTCAGCCTGCTGACGGGAGCGGCCTATCCGCTCGCGGTCACCGGCGTGGCGCAGGCGGTATTGCCCTTCCAGGCAAACGGCTCTCCGGTGCTGAAGGACGGCGCTGTGATCGGCTCGACGCTGATCGGCCAGTCCTTCGCCTCGGATCGGTATTTCCATGGCCGGCCCTCGGCCACGACCGCGCCCGATCCGCAGGACGCGACCAAATCCGTCGAGAGCCCGTACAACGCCGCCAATTCGACCGGCTCGAATCTCGGCCCGAGTTCGGCCGCGCTCAAGCAGGCGATCACCGACCGCGTCGCGGCGCTCGGAGGCGGGGCGCAGCCGGCCGATCTGGTGACGGCTTCAGGCTCCGGTCTCGATCCGCACATCTCGCCGGAAGCAGCCCTCGTCCAGGTTGGTCGAGTCGCCAAGGCGAGAAGCCTAGGCGAGGATCGCGTGAGGCAGCTCGTCCAGGGCCAGGTCGAACCGCGTCTGCTCGGTGTGCTGGGCGAGCCACGCGTCAACGTGCTGGCGCTCAACCTCGCCCTCGACAGGCTCGGGCGCTGA
- a CDS encoding potassium-transporting ATPase subunit F has product MPLDIILGLTAAALLLAYLLKALLRPESF; this is encoded by the coding sequence ATGCCCCTCGACATCATCCTCGGGCTGACCGCGGCCGCGCTGCTGCTGGCCTATCTGCTCAAGGCGCTGCTGCGCCCCGAATCCTTCTGA
- the kdpB gene encoding potassium-transporting ATPase subunit KdpB, translating to MSKHAPAEMGLFSPVIIRPAILQAFRKLDPRSLARNPVIFSTALVSLLATALVIREGLTGGPVFWIGLQIAIWLWFTVLFANFAEAVAEGRGKARADAFRSTRSSALAKVLVDPANRVVYGTKDVERVEPGEVILVEAGDTVPTDGEIIEGVASVDESAITGESAPVIRESGGDRSSVTGGTRLVSDWLVVRVTARQGETFLDRMIALVEGAKRQKTPNEIALDILLAALTLVFLFVVVTLPFFASWSGTTLPVIYLAALFVTLIPTTIGGLLSAIGIAGMDRLVKANVIAKSGRAVEAAGDIDVLLLDKTGTITFGNRMADAFEPAPGVSERDLAEAAFLASLADETPEGKSIVDLAAKRFGFEAAAGAGATFVPFTAQTRMSGVDLPGGIALRKGASDTMARLTGGALASGVEQAVRKIASSGGTPLVVARDNVVLGVIHLKDVVKPNIRERFAELRRMGIRTVMITGDNPLTAAAIAAEAGVDDFLAEATPEAKLALIRKEQAEGRLVAMCGDGSNDAPALAQADVGVAMNSGTPAAKEAGNLIDLDSDPTKLIEIVMVGKQLLISRGALTTFSIANDVAKYFAILPALFVTAYPGLAVLDVMGLGSPQSAILSAIIFNALVIVALIPIALKGVSYVPASASQLLGRNLLIYGLGGLVVPFIGIKAIDLIVDLLHLA from the coding sequence ATGAGCAAGCACGCTCCCGCCGAGATGGGCCTGTTCTCGCCCGTCATCATCAGGCCTGCGATCCTGCAGGCCTTCCGCAAGCTCGATCCGCGCAGCCTGGCGCGCAATCCGGTGATCTTCTCGACCGCGCTGGTCTCGCTGCTGGCGACAGCACTGGTCATCCGCGAGGGGCTGACCGGCGGCCCGGTCTTCTGGATCGGGCTCCAGATTGCGATCTGGCTCTGGTTCACGGTGCTGTTTGCAAACTTCGCCGAAGCCGTCGCCGAGGGGCGCGGCAAGGCCCGCGCCGATGCCTTCCGCTCGACCCGCTCCTCGGCGCTGGCCAAGGTGCTGGTCGATCCCGCCAACCGTGTCGTCTACGGCACCAAGGATGTCGAAAGGGTCGAGCCCGGCGAGGTCATCCTGGTCGAGGCCGGCGACACGGTTCCCACCGATGGCGAGATCATCGAGGGCGTGGCTTCGGTCGACGAAAGCGCGATCACCGGCGAATCCGCGCCCGTGATCCGTGAATCCGGAGGCGACCGATCCTCGGTGACGGGCGGAACGCGGCTCGTCTCCGACTGGCTCGTCGTCCGCGTTACCGCCCGGCAGGGCGAGACCTTCCTCGACCGGATGATCGCGCTGGTCGAGGGCGCCAAGCGCCAGAAGACGCCCAACGAGATCGCGCTCGACATCCTGCTGGCGGCGCTGACGCTGGTCTTTCTCTTCGTCGTCGTCACCCTGCCCTTCTTCGCATCATGGTCGGGCACAACGCTGCCCGTGATCTATCTCGCGGCGCTGTTCGTGACGCTGATCCCGACGACCATCGGCGGGCTGCTCTCGGCCATCGGCATCGCCGGCATGGACCGGCTGGTGAAGGCCAACGTCATCGCCAAGTCGGGCCGCGCGGTCGAGGCCGCCGGCGACATCGACGTGCTGCTGCTCGACAAGACCGGCACGATCACCTTCGGCAACCGCATGGCCGACGCCTTCGAGCCGGCGCCGGGTGTCAGCGAGCGCGATCTGGCGGAAGCCGCCTTCCTGGCCTCGCTCGCCGACGAGACGCCGGAGGGCAAGTCGATTGTCGATCTGGCCGCGAAGCGTTTCGGCTTCGAGGCTGCCGCCGGCGCAGGCGCGACCTTCGTGCCCTTCACGGCGCAGACGCGCATGTCCGGCGTCGATCTGCCGGGCGGCATCGCCCTGCGCAAGGGCGCCTCCGACACGATGGCCAGGCTCACCGGCGGCGCGCTTGCGAGCGGGGTCGAGCAGGCCGTGCGCAAGATCGCCTCGTCTGGCGGCACGCCGCTGGTCGTCGCCCGCGACAACGTCGTTCTCGGCGTCATTCATCTCAAGGACGTCGTGAAGCCCAATATCCGCGAGCGTTTCGCCGAGCTGCGGCGCATGGGCATCCGCACGGTGATGATCACCGGCGACAATCCGCTGACAGCGGCGGCGATCGCGGCGGAAGCCGGGGTCGACGACTTTCTCGCGGAGGCGACGCCGGAAGCGAAGCTCGCCCTCATCCGCAAGGAACAGGCGGAAGGCCGGCTCGTGGCGATGTGCGGCGACGGCTCGAACGACGCGCCGGCGCTGGCCCAGGCGGATGTCGGCGTCGCCATGAACTCCGGCACGCCCGCCGCCAAGGAGGCCGGCAACCTGATCGACCTCGACAGCGATCCGACCAAGCTGATCGAGATCGTCATGGTCGGAAAGCAGCTGCTGATCTCGCGTGGAGCGCTGACGACCTTCTCGATCGCCAACGACGTGGCGAAGTATTTCGCGATCCTGCCGGCGCTGTTCGTCACCGCCTATCCGGGGCTGGCCGTGCTCGACGTGATGGGGCTCGGCTCGCCGCAATCGGCGATCCTGTCGGCGATCATCTTCAACGCGCTGGTCATCGTCGCGCTGATCCCGATCGCGCTCAAGGGCGTCAGCTATGTGCCGGCCTCCGCATCCCAGCTTCTGGGCCGCAACCTGCTGATCTACGGGCTCGGCGGGCTCGTCGTCCCGTTCATCGGCATCAAGGCGATCGATCTGATCGTCGATCTGCTTCACCTCGCCTGA
- a CDS encoding sensor histidine kinase — protein MPSAPDERPTPESFLAAARGEEGGGAGRLKIFLGASPGVGKTFAMIEEARVRQRAGLDVVVALVETHGRAETAALLDRLEQLPRRQVEYRGQTLSELDLDALLGRKPGIALIDELAHTNAPGSRHPKRWQDVVEVLDAGIDVVTTLNIQHVESLNDVVARITGVRVQETVPDHILQSADEIELIDLAPEELIKRLKDGKVYVPQQIGQALENFFGKGKLTALRELALRTAASRVDAEMLAWMQANAVKGPWPAEERLLVCINEAPVARSLVRAGKRMAERSRLPWIVATVMTPRHEALPSETRAVTVEALRLAETLGAETIVLHAECDVAGEVLRYARQRNVSRIVIGRPRSHRSWWQRLVGVFREPVADRLLDDATDFEITVVTPHARVERRKLSAPAWIAPDWHGYVFALACIAIATLVAMPLAIWEAVPGGAISAIYLAAVMVVGARHGLGPSLAAGLLGSCAYNFFYTPPFYSLDIRRPEDVVSVVVYLLGAVFTGSLASRLKAQVEAMRSAQRRTETLYDFARKIASANDTDDVLWAAAFHIAATLDCRSLILMPDPAGALQQVQGHPTIDELDARAEGAARWAFEKNEAAGAGTATLPMSEWLFVPLATATATLGVIGVRFRDRLRGLDPETRRLLIAVEDQVAVAVERTRLAGELANARVSAEGEKLRGALLNSVSHDLRTPLVTVIGAVSSLAETDGTLSPADRRELTATALDEARRLDRYVQNLLDMTRLGHGALAPKRTAVDLREILGVVRNDLKRVLAGHSLVIETPRDLPALHVDPVLIGQAIANVVENAAKYAPAGTSIHITARSDGGMAELAVIDEGPGIPEDERDRVFELFHRVAHGDSRPAGTGLGLSIVKGLVEAHDGTVRAQAGSGGRGTAIVIRLPLASQRNEDPE, from the coding sequence ATGCCGAGCGCGCCTGACGAGAGACCGACACCTGAGTCCTTCCTGGCCGCGGCGCGCGGCGAGGAAGGCGGCGGGGCCGGCCGTCTCAAGATCTTCCTCGGCGCCTCGCCGGGCGTCGGCAAGACCTTCGCCATGATCGAGGAGGCCCGCGTCCGCCAGCGCGCGGGCCTCGACGTGGTGGTGGCGCTGGTCGAGACCCATGGTCGGGCGGAAACGGCCGCCTTGCTCGACAGGCTAGAGCAGTTGCCACGTCGGCAGGTGGAGTATCGCGGCCAGACTCTCAGCGAACTCGACCTCGACGCCCTGCTGGGGCGCAAGCCCGGCATCGCGCTGATCGACGAACTCGCCCATACCAACGCGCCGGGATCGCGCCATCCCAAGCGTTGGCAGGATGTCGTCGAAGTGCTCGATGCCGGCATCGACGTCGTCACGACGCTGAACATCCAGCATGTCGAGAGCCTGAACGACGTCGTCGCGCGCATCACCGGCGTGCGCGTGCAGGAGACGGTGCCGGACCATATCCTGCAGAGCGCCGACGAGATCGAGCTGATCGACCTGGCCCCGGAGGAGCTGATCAAGCGGCTCAAGGACGGCAAGGTCTATGTTCCCCAGCAGATCGGCCAAGCGCTGGAGAACTTCTTCGGCAAAGGCAAGCTGACGGCCTTGCGTGAACTGGCGCTGCGCACCGCCGCGAGCCGCGTCGATGCCGAGATGCTGGCCTGGATGCAGGCGAACGCGGTCAAGGGGCCCTGGCCGGCGGAAGAGCGCCTGCTCGTCTGCATCAACGAGGCGCCGGTCGCCCGCAGCCTCGTGCGCGCCGGCAAGCGCATGGCCGAGCGCTCGCGCCTGCCCTGGATCGTCGCCACCGTGATGACGCCGCGACATGAGGCCCTGCCCTCCGAGACGCGTGCGGTCACCGTCGAGGCGTTGCGCCTTGCCGAAACGCTGGGGGCGGAGACGATCGTGCTGCACGCCGAGTGCGACGTCGCAGGCGAAGTGCTGCGCTATGCCCGCCAGCGCAATGTCTCGCGCATCGTGATCGGCCGGCCGCGCTCGCACCGGTCGTGGTGGCAGAGGCTGGTCGGGGTCTTCCGCGAGCCGGTCGCCGACCGCCTGCTCGACGATGCAACCGATTTCGAAATTACGGTGGTGACGCCTCATGCCCGCGTGGAGCGGCGCAAGCTGTCGGCGCCGGCCTGGATCGCGCCTGACTGGCATGGTTATGTCTTCGCGCTCGCGTGCATCGCCATCGCAACGCTGGTGGCGATGCCACTGGCGATCTGGGAAGCCGTGCCTGGCGGCGCGATCTCCGCGATTTATCTGGCGGCCGTCATGGTCGTTGGCGCCCGCCATGGGCTCGGCCCTTCGCTCGCAGCCGGCCTGCTGGGCTCCTGCGCCTATAATTTCTTCTATACGCCACCCTTCTATTCGCTCGATATCCGGCGTCCGGAAGACGTCGTCTCGGTCGTCGTCTACCTGCTCGGCGCGGTGTTCACGGGCAGCCTCGCGAGCCGTTTGAAGGCGCAGGTCGAGGCGATGCGCTCGGCCCAGCGCCGCACCGAGACGCTCTACGATTTCGCCCGCAAGATCGCCTCGGCCAACGACACCGACGACGTGCTCTGGGCGGCGGCCTTCCACATCGCCGCGACGCTGGACTGCCGCTCGCTCATCCTGATGCCGGATCCGGCAGGCGCGCTGCAGCAGGTCCAGGGTCATCCGACCATCGACGAACTCGATGCGCGGGCGGAGGGCGCGGCGCGCTGGGCGTTCGAGAAGAACGAGGCTGCGGGCGCTGGCACCGCGACGCTGCCGATGAGCGAATGGCTGTTCGTGCCGTTGGCCACTGCAACCGCGACGCTCGGCGTCATCGGCGTGCGGTTCCGAGATCGCCTGCGCGGGCTCGACCCGGAGACGCGGCGGCTGCTCATCGCAGTCGAGGATCAGGTCGCGGTGGCCGTCGAGCGCACGCGGCTGGCCGGCGAACTGGCGAATGCGCGGGTGTCGGCGGAGGGCGAGAAGCTGCGCGGCGCGCTGCTGAACTCCGTCAGTCACGATCTGCGCACGCCGCTGGTCACCGTGATCGGGGCAGTGTCCAGCCTGGCGGAGACCGATGGAACGCTCAGCCCTGCCGACCGGCGCGAACTGACGGCGACGGCGCTGGATGAGGCGCGCCGCCTCGACCGCTATGTCCAGAACCTGCTCGACATGACGCGGCTCGGGCACGGCGCGCTGGCGCCCAAGCGCACGGCGGTGGACCTGCGCGAGATCCTCGGCGTCGTCCGCAACGATCTCAAGCGCGTGCTGGCCGGCCACAGCCTCGTCATCGAGACGCCGCGGGATCTTCCGGCGCTGCATGTCGATCCGGTGCTGATCGGGCAGGCCATCGCCAACGTCGTCGAGAACGCCGCGAAATATGCGCCGGCCGGCACCTCCATCCATATCACCGCCAGAAGCGACGGGGGGATGGCTGAGCTCGCCGTGATCGACGAAGGGCCGGGCATCCCCGAAGACGAGCGCGATCGGGTCTTCGAGCTGTTTCATCGCGTGGCGCACGGCGATTCACGTCCGGCCGGGACGGGCCTGGGTCTTTCGATCGTCAAGGGACTGGTCGAGGCGCATGACGGAACGGTCCGCGCCCAGGCGGGGTCCGGTGGACGCGGCACCGCCATCGTGATCAGGCTGCCGCTCGCATCCCAGAGAAACGAAGATCCGGAATGA
- the kdpA gene encoding potassium-transporting ATPase subunit KdpA gives MTLDLIQFLIFGALLLLAAWPLGHYMARVFTGEARFLAPVENAILGLAGESAPQPQRWQAYAFSLLAFNAAGFALLFLMLRFQNWLPLNPQGFDGLSAHLAFNTAISFVTNTNWQSYGGETTLSNLSQMLGLTTQNFVSAASGAAVAAAVARGFAARQTRVLGNFWVDLTRFTLYILLPGSLLLALVLVALGLPQTLAGSFDATTLEGAKQSIALGPVASQIAIKQLGTNGGGFFNVNSAHPFENPTALSNLLTTISILLIPVAFCFTYGRLVGDRRQGRALFAAMAVLFLVGFAAIYGAERLGNPLHAGLVDAAAGNMEGKEVRFGILASTLWAAATTAASNGSVNAMLDSFTPLGGLVAMLNIQLGEVVYGGVGVGLTGMLLFVIITVFLAGLMVGRTPEYLGKKIEAREIKLAALTLLVMPIGILVFAALAIATGQAQSSVQDAGPHGLSELLYAYTSATGNNGSAFAGFTANTPWHNAFLGIAMMLGRFGYIIPILAIAGSLAAKRPAAETAGTFPTHGPLFVTLLVATILIVGALTFLPILALGPIAEHVSILAGQSF, from the coding sequence ATGACCCTCGACCTGATCCAGTTCCTCATCTTCGGCGCGCTGCTGCTGCTCGCGGCCTGGCCGCTCGGGCACTACATGGCGCGCGTCTTCACCGGCGAAGCCCGGTTCCTCGCGCCAGTGGAAAACGCAATCCTCGGCCTGGCCGGTGAAAGCGCGCCGCAGCCGCAGCGTTGGCAGGCCTATGCCTTCTCGCTACTCGCCTTCAACGCGGCGGGATTCGCACTGCTCTTCCTGATGCTGCGCTTCCAGAACTGGCTGCCGCTGAACCCGCAGGGCTTCGACGGCCTGTCGGCGCATCTCGCCTTCAACACCGCGATCTCCTTCGTCACCAACACCAACTGGCAGTCCTATGGCGGCGAGACGACGCTTTCGAATCTGAGCCAGATGCTGGGGCTGACGACACAGAACTTCGTCTCCGCCGCCAGCGGCGCGGCTGTCGCTGCCGCCGTGGCGCGTGGCTTTGCGGCCAGACAGACGCGAGTACTCGGGAATTTCTGGGTCGATCTGACCCGGTTCACGCTCTACATCCTGCTCCCGGGCTCGCTTCTGCTGGCGCTGGTCCTGGTCGCGCTCGGCCTGCCGCAGACGCTGGCGGGCTCCTTCGACGCGACGACGCTGGAAGGCGCCAAGCAGAGCATCGCGCTCGGACCGGTCGCGAGCCAGATCGCGATCAAACAACTCGGCACCAATGGTGGCGGCTTCTTCAACGTCAATTCAGCGCATCCCTTCGAGAACCCCACCGCGCTCAGCAACCTGCTGACGACGATCTCGATCCTGCTGATCCCCGTCGCCTTCTGCTTCACCTATGGCCGGCTCGTCGGTGATCGACGCCAGGGCCGGGCCTTGTTCGCTGCGATGGCGGTGCTGTTCCTCGTCGGCTTTGCCGCGATCTATGGCGCGGAGCGCCTCGGCAATCCGCTCCATGCCGGGCTGGTCGATGCCGCTGCGGGCAATATGGAGGGCAAGGAGGTCCGCTTCGGCATCCTGGCGTCGACGCTGTGGGCGGCCGCGACGACGGCTGCCTCGAACGGCTCGGTCAACGCGATGCTCGATTCGTTCACGCCGCTGGGCGGTCTCGTCGCAATGCTCAACATCCAGCTCGGCGAGGTCGTCTATGGCGGCGTCGGCGTCGGGCTCACCGGGATGCTGCTCTTCGTCATCATCACCGTCTTCCTGGCCGGGCTGATGGTCGGGCGGACGCCGGAATATCTCGGCAAGAAGATCGAGGCGCGCGAAATCAAGCTCGCGGCGCTGACGCTGCTGGTCATGCCGATCGGCATCCTGGTCTTCGCGGCACTCGCCATCGCGACGGGCCAGGCGCAGTCCTCGGTACAGGACGCCGGGCCACACGGGCTCTCCGAGTTGCTCTACGCCTACACCTCGGCGACCGGCAACAACGGCTCGGCCTTCGCCGGCTTCACTGCCAACACGCCCTGGCACAATGCCTTTCTCGGCATCGCGATGATGCTGGGCCGCTTCGGCTACATCATCCCGATCCTCGCCATTGCGGGCAGCCTTGCAGCCAAGCGTCCCGCGGCCGAGACGGCCGGCACCTTCCCGACGCATGGGCCGCTCTTCGTCACCCTGCTGGTCGCGACGATCCTCATCGTCGGCGCCCTCACCTTCCTTCCCATCCTCGCCCTTGGCCCGATCGCAGAACATGTCTCGATCCTCGCCGGGCAGAGCTTTTAG
- a CDS encoding PAS domain-containing sensor histidine kinase produces the protein MPLPDLEPKALSQERLEDLADLYDNAPCGYIILLPDGRIGRANATLANWLEIPVQELVGGKFRERLTMPGRILFETHLVPALRMHGSVTEIALDLLTGTSAKLPVFVSANERRDDNDALEFTRVIIFKATDRRSFEQSLVRSREEASKGLAEEKATGALREQFIAVLGHDLRNPLASVEAGLRMVSKEPLSPKQARLIGLMQASSQRMHRLIDDVLDLARGQLGSGLTLSLDASMPLEHTLRQVIDELASTHPEVNIEVNIAIDRSIACDHGRMGQLVSNLLGNALTHGAADKPIRVDATAGSDWLTVSVSNAGDPIPPAAMAQLFRPFFRGTVRASANGLGLGLHIASMIAQAHGGTLTVSSTPAETRFTFRMPLQARPSDDFEAATSP, from the coding sequence GTGCCTTTGCCTGACCTGGAACCGAAGGCACTCTCGCAGGAGCGCCTGGAGGATCTCGCTGACCTCTACGACAACGCACCCTGCGGCTACATCATTCTCCTTCCCGATGGCAGGATCGGCAGGGCGAACGCGACGTTGGCGAACTGGCTCGAAATCCCGGTGCAGGAGCTGGTCGGCGGCAAGTTCCGCGAAAGGCTGACGATGCCAGGGCGCATCCTCTTCGAGACGCACCTCGTCCCTGCCTTGCGGATGCATGGTTCGGTCACGGAGATCGCGCTGGATCTGCTCACCGGCACATCGGCGAAGCTGCCCGTTTTCGTCAGTGCGAACGAAAGACGGGACGACAACGACGCCCTCGAATTCACGCGGGTCATCATATTCAAGGCAACCGACAGGCGAAGCTTCGAGCAATCCCTGGTCCGATCGCGCGAGGAGGCGTCCAAGGGTCTTGCGGAGGAGAAGGCCACAGGAGCGCTGCGAGAGCAGTTCATTGCCGTGCTCGGCCACGATCTTCGCAATCCGCTGGCCTCGGTCGAGGCTGGCTTGCGCATGGTCAGCAAAGAGCCGTTAAGCCCCAAGCAGGCTCGCCTGATCGGTTTGATGCAGGCGAGTTCCCAGCGCATGCACAGGCTGATCGACGATGTCCTCGACCTCGCGCGCGGCCAGCTCGGCAGCGGACTGACGCTGTCCCTCGACGCGTCGATGCCGCTCGAACACACGCTCCGCCAGGTGATCGACGAACTTGCATCGACCCACCCCGAGGTGAACATCGAGGTTAACATCGCGATCGATCGGTCGATCGCATGCGATCATGGCCGGATGGGCCAGTTGGTGTCCAACCTGCTCGGCAACGCCTTGACCCATGGCGCGGCGGACAAGCCCATTCGGGTCGACGCCACGGCAGGCTCGGACTGGCTGACTGTCTCGGTCTCGAACGCCGGCGACCCGATCCCGCCCGCGGCCATGGCCCAGTTGTTTCGCCCGTTCTTCCGCGGCACCGTCCGTGCAAGCGCGAACGGTCTCGGGCTCGGGCTCCACATCGCCTCGATGATCGCGCAGGCCCATGGCGGAACGCTGACGGTATCCTCGACCCCGGCTGAAACGCGTTTCACGTTCCGGATGCCGCTGCAGGCGCGGCCGAGTGACGATTTTGAGGCTGCCACCTCTCCCTAA
- a CDS encoding alpha/beta fold hydrolase translates to MAKNGSVLLRNNVKTAGDGDRAMMFAHGFGCDQNMWRFVEPAFRSDFKTVLFDHVGAGKSDLSAFDPDKYASLSGYAEDVVEIGLELELTDAVFVGHSVSAMIGVLASLKAPGMFGSLVLVGPSPRYIDDGDYVGGFTATDIEDLLDSMSQNHMGWSNAMAPAIMGNPARSELGEELAASFCRTDPDIARHFARTTFLSDNRADLARVSIPSLVLQCRDDIIAGEQVGRFVHESIAGSKYVLLNATGHCPNLSAPAEVIREVRAFA, encoded by the coding sequence ATGGCGAAGAATGGATCAGTTCTGCTGCGAAACAACGTGAAGACCGCTGGCGACGGCGATCGGGCGATGATGTTCGCCCATGGCTTCGGTTGCGATCAGAACATGTGGCGCTTCGTGGAGCCGGCTTTTCGATCCGATTTCAAAACCGTCCTGTTCGACCATGTCGGTGCCGGCAAATCGGATCTGTCCGCGTTCGATCCTGACAAATACGCCAGTCTCTCGGGTTATGCCGAAGACGTCGTCGAGATCGGGCTTGAGCTTGAACTGACGGACGCGGTATTCGTGGGGCACTCCGTCAGCGCGATGATCGGCGTGCTCGCCTCGCTCAAAGCGCCAGGCATGTTCGGCTCCCTGGTGCTGGTGGGTCCATCACCCCGTTACATCGATGACGGTGACTACGTCGGCGGCTTCACCGCAACCGACATCGAGGACCTGCTGGACTCGATGTCCCAGAACCACATGGGATGGTCGAACGCCATGGCGCCCGCGATAATGGGCAACCCAGCCCGTTCGGAGCTGGGAGAGGAACTGGCGGCGAGCTTTTGCCGGACGGATCCAGACATCGCCAGGCACTTCGCTCGAACCACCTTCTTGTCAGATAATCGGGCCGACTTGGCTCGGGTCAGCATTCCTTCGCTCGTGCTGCAATGCCGGGACGACATCATCGCCGGCGAGCAGGTCGGACGGTTCGTTCATGAGAGCATCGCGGGCAGCAAGTACGTCCTGCTCAATGCGACAGGCCATTGCCCCAATCTGAGTGCGCCGGCGGAGGTCATTCGGGAGGTCCGTGCCTTTGCCTGA